A single Diachasmimorpha longicaudata isolate KC_UGA_2023 chromosome 10, iyDiaLong2, whole genome shotgun sequence DNA region contains:
- the LOC135166645 gene encoding retinoic acid receptor RXR isoform X4: protein METSERGLSLDSSNMSMSSVGPQSPLDMKPDTASLMNSGNFSPSGPNSPGSFTMGCHSSLLSTSPGGQSKTGAGSPYPPNHPLSGSKHLCSICGDRASGKHYGVYSCEGCKGFFKRTVRKDLSYACREEKSCIIDKRQRNRCQYCRYQKCLAMGMKREAVQEERQRTKERDQSEVESTSSSHSDMPIERILEAEKRVECKMEHQGNYDNALSSICNATNKQLFQLVEWAKHIPHFTSLPLEDQVLLLRAGWNELLIAAFSHRSIDVSDVIVLATGITVQRNSAEQVGLEKIYDRVLSELVTKMREMKVDKTELGCLRAIILFNSEVRGLKSAQEVELLREKVYAALEEYVRIAKPNEPGRFAKLLLRLPSLRSIGLKCLEHLFFFRLIGDVPIDSFLMEVLESPADP, encoded by the exons GGCTGAGCCTCGACAGCAGTAACATGTCGATGTCCTCGGTGGGGCCCCAGAGTCCTCTGGATATGAAACCAGATACTGCGAGCCTCATGAACTCCGGGAATTTCAGCCCTTCTGGACCTAATAGCCCGGG GTCATTTACCATGGGATGCCACAGTAGCCTTCTGAGCACATCACCAGGCGGCCAAAGTAAGACCGGTGCTGGTTCCCCGTATCCACCGAATCATCCACTATCCGGCAGCAAACATCTGTGCTCGATCTGCGGTGATCGGGCCAGTGGAAAACATTATGGTGTCTACAG TTGTGAAGGCTGCAAGGGCTTCTTCAAACGAACGGTGCGGAAGGACCTCTCCTACGCCTGTCGTGAGGAAAAATCCTGTATTATCGATAAGAGACAGAGGAATCGCTGTCAATATTGTCGTTATCAGAAGTGTCTGGCTATGGGAATGAAACGGGAAGCTGTACAGGAGGAGAGACAGCGTACGAAGGAACGAGATCAGAGCGAAGTTGAGAGTACCAGTAGTTCGCATTCTGATATGCCTATTGAGAGAATCTTAGAGGCTGAGAAGAGAGTGGAGTGTAAAATGGAACATCAGGGGAATTATGAT AACGCCCTTTCCAGTATTTGCAATGCGACGAATAAGCAGCTGTTCCAGTTGGTGGAATGGGCCAAACACATTCCCCACTTTACATCACTCCCCCTGGAGGATCAGGTCCTCCTGCTTCGTGCAGGTTGGAATGAGCTGCTGATAGCGGCATTTTCTCATCGCTCAATCGACGTGTCCGATGTTATAGTCCTGGCGACAGGTATCACCGTCCAGAGAAATTCAGCTGAGCAAGTTGGCCTTGAGAAAATCTACGATCGTGTTCTCTCCGAGCTTGTGACAAAAATGCGTGAGATGAAGGTAGACAAGACCGAGTTGGGGTGCCTCAGGGCCATAATATTGTTCAACTCCGAGGTTCGTGGATTGAAATCAGCCCAAGAAGTTGAActtcttcgtgaaaaagtgtACGCAGCCCTCGAGGAGTATGTCAGGATTGCAAAGCCCAATGAACCAGGACGATTTGCCAAGCTCCTACTTCGTCTCCCTTCATTGCGTTCAATTGGTCTCAAATGCCTTGAACATTTGTTCTTCTTCAGACTGATTGGTGATGTGCCCATCGATTCATTTCTCATGGAAGTGCTGGAGAGTCCAGCTGATCCTTAG
- the LOC135166645 gene encoding retinoic acid receptor RXR-alpha-B isoform X2 has protein sequence MIKKEKPMMSVTAIIQGAQAQHWARGNTWLSLDSSNMSMSSVGPQSPLDMKPDTASLMNSGNFSPSGPNSPGSLLSTSPGGQSKTGAGSPYPPNHPLSGSKHLCSICGDRASGKHYGVYSCEGCKGFFKRTVRKDLSYACREEKSCIIDKRQRNRCQYCRYQKCLAMGMKREAVQEERQRTKERDQSEVESTSSSHSDMPIERILEAEKRVECKMEHQGNYDNALSSICNATNKQLFQLVEWAKHIPHFTSLPLEDQVLLLRAGWNELLIAAFSHRSIDVSDVIVLATGITVQRNSAEQVGLEKIYDRVLSELVTKMREMKVDKTELGCLRAIILFNSEVRGLKSAQEVELLREKVYAALEEYVRIAKPNEPGRFAKLLLRLPSLRSIGLKCLEHLFFFRLIGDVPIDSFLMEVLESPADP, from the exons ATGATAAAGAAGGAGAAACCGATGATGTCGGTGACGGCAATAATCCAGGGCGCCCAGGCGCAACACTGGGCACGTGGTAACACCT GGCTGAGCCTCGACAGCAGTAACATGTCGATGTCCTCGGTGGGGCCCCAGAGTCCTCTGGATATGAAACCAGATACTGCGAGCCTCATGAACTCCGGGAATTTCAGCCCTTCTGGACCTAATAGCCCGGG TAGCCTTCTGAGCACATCACCAGGCGGCCAAAGTAAGACCGGTGCTGGTTCCCCGTATCCACCGAATCATCCACTATCCGGCAGCAAACATCTGTGCTCGATCTGCGGTGATCGGGCCAGTGGAAAACATTATGGTGTCTACAG TTGTGAAGGCTGCAAGGGCTTCTTCAAACGAACGGTGCGGAAGGACCTCTCCTACGCCTGTCGTGAGGAAAAATCCTGTATTATCGATAAGAGACAGAGGAATCGCTGTCAATATTGTCGTTATCAGAAGTGTCTGGCTATGGGAATGAAACGGGAAGCTGTACAGGAGGAGAGACAGCGTACGAAGGAACGAGATCAGAGCGAAGTTGAGAGTACCAGTAGTTCGCATTCTGATATGCCTATTGAGAGAATCTTAGAGGCTGAGAAGAGAGTGGAGTGTAAAATGGAACATCAGGGGAATTATGAT AACGCCCTTTCCAGTATTTGCAATGCGACGAATAAGCAGCTGTTCCAGTTGGTGGAATGGGCCAAACACATTCCCCACTTTACATCACTCCCCCTGGAGGATCAGGTCCTCCTGCTTCGTGCAGGTTGGAATGAGCTGCTGATAGCGGCATTTTCTCATCGCTCAATCGACGTGTCCGATGTTATAGTCCTGGCGACAGGTATCACCGTCCAGAGAAATTCAGCTGAGCAAGTTGGCCTTGAGAAAATCTACGATCGTGTTCTCTCCGAGCTTGTGACAAAAATGCGTGAGATGAAGGTAGACAAGACCGAGTTGGGGTGCCTCAGGGCCATAATATTGTTCAACTCCGAGGTTCGTGGATTGAAATCAGCCCAAGAAGTTGAActtcttcgtgaaaaagtgtACGCAGCCCTCGAGGAGTATGTCAGGATTGCAAAGCCCAATGAACCAGGACGATTTGCCAAGCTCCTACTTCGTCTCCCTTCATTGCGTTCAATTGGTCTCAAATGCCTTGAACATTTGTTCTTCTTCAGACTGATTGGTGATGTGCCCATCGATTCATTTCTCATGGAAGTGCTGGAGAGTCCAGCTGATCCTTAG
- the LOC135166645 gene encoding retinoic acid receptor RXR-alpha-B isoform X1 — protein MIKKEKPMMSVTAIIQGAQAQHWARGNTWLSLDSSNMSMSSVGPQSPLDMKPDTASLMNSGNFSPSGPNSPGSFTMGCHSSLLSTSPGGQSKTGAGSPYPPNHPLSGSKHLCSICGDRASGKHYGVYSCEGCKGFFKRTVRKDLSYACREEKSCIIDKRQRNRCQYCRYQKCLAMGMKREAVQEERQRTKERDQSEVESTSSSHSDMPIERILEAEKRVECKMEHQGNYDNALSSICNATNKQLFQLVEWAKHIPHFTSLPLEDQVLLLRAGWNELLIAAFSHRSIDVSDVIVLATGITVQRNSAEQVGLEKIYDRVLSELVTKMREMKVDKTELGCLRAIILFNSEVRGLKSAQEVELLREKVYAALEEYVRIAKPNEPGRFAKLLLRLPSLRSIGLKCLEHLFFFRLIGDVPIDSFLMEVLESPADP, from the exons ATGATAAAGAAGGAGAAACCGATGATGTCGGTGACGGCAATAATCCAGGGCGCCCAGGCGCAACACTGGGCACGTGGTAACACCT GGCTGAGCCTCGACAGCAGTAACATGTCGATGTCCTCGGTGGGGCCCCAGAGTCCTCTGGATATGAAACCAGATACTGCGAGCCTCATGAACTCCGGGAATTTCAGCCCTTCTGGACCTAATAGCCCGGG GTCATTTACCATGGGATGCCACAGTAGCCTTCTGAGCACATCACCAGGCGGCCAAAGTAAGACCGGTGCTGGTTCCCCGTATCCACCGAATCATCCACTATCCGGCAGCAAACATCTGTGCTCGATCTGCGGTGATCGGGCCAGTGGAAAACATTATGGTGTCTACAG TTGTGAAGGCTGCAAGGGCTTCTTCAAACGAACGGTGCGGAAGGACCTCTCCTACGCCTGTCGTGAGGAAAAATCCTGTATTATCGATAAGAGACAGAGGAATCGCTGTCAATATTGTCGTTATCAGAAGTGTCTGGCTATGGGAATGAAACGGGAAGCTGTACAGGAGGAGAGACAGCGTACGAAGGAACGAGATCAGAGCGAAGTTGAGAGTACCAGTAGTTCGCATTCTGATATGCCTATTGAGAGAATCTTAGAGGCTGAGAAGAGAGTGGAGTGTAAAATGGAACATCAGGGGAATTATGAT AACGCCCTTTCCAGTATTTGCAATGCGACGAATAAGCAGCTGTTCCAGTTGGTGGAATGGGCCAAACACATTCCCCACTTTACATCACTCCCCCTGGAGGATCAGGTCCTCCTGCTTCGTGCAGGTTGGAATGAGCTGCTGATAGCGGCATTTTCTCATCGCTCAATCGACGTGTCCGATGTTATAGTCCTGGCGACAGGTATCACCGTCCAGAGAAATTCAGCTGAGCAAGTTGGCCTTGAGAAAATCTACGATCGTGTTCTCTCCGAGCTTGTGACAAAAATGCGTGAGATGAAGGTAGACAAGACCGAGTTGGGGTGCCTCAGGGCCATAATATTGTTCAACTCCGAGGTTCGTGGATTGAAATCAGCCCAAGAAGTTGAActtcttcgtgaaaaagtgtACGCAGCCCTCGAGGAGTATGTCAGGATTGCAAAGCCCAATGAACCAGGACGATTTGCCAAGCTCCTACTTCGTCTCCCTTCATTGCGTTCAATTGGTCTCAAATGCCTTGAACATTTGTTCTTCTTCAGACTGATTGGTGATGTGCCCATCGATTCATTTCTCATGGAAGTGCTGGAGAGTCCAGCTGATCCTTAG
- the LOC135166645 gene encoding retinoic acid receptor RXR isoform X3, which translates to MEETDNDDGLSLDSSNMSMSSVGPQSPLDMKPDTASLMNSGNFSPSGPNSPGSFTMGCHSSLLSTSPGGQSKTGAGSPYPPNHPLSGSKHLCSICGDRASGKHYGVYSCEGCKGFFKRTVRKDLSYACREEKSCIIDKRQRNRCQYCRYQKCLAMGMKREAVQEERQRTKERDQSEVESTSSSHSDMPIERILEAEKRVECKMEHQGNYDNALSSICNATNKQLFQLVEWAKHIPHFTSLPLEDQVLLLRAGWNELLIAAFSHRSIDVSDVIVLATGITVQRNSAEQVGLEKIYDRVLSELVTKMREMKVDKTELGCLRAIILFNSEVRGLKSAQEVELLREKVYAALEEYVRIAKPNEPGRFAKLLLRLPSLRSIGLKCLEHLFFFRLIGDVPIDSFLMEVLESPADP; encoded by the exons ATGGAAGAAACTGATAATGATGACG GGCTGAGCCTCGACAGCAGTAACATGTCGATGTCCTCGGTGGGGCCCCAGAGTCCTCTGGATATGAAACCAGATACTGCGAGCCTCATGAACTCCGGGAATTTCAGCCCTTCTGGACCTAATAGCCCGGG GTCATTTACCATGGGATGCCACAGTAGCCTTCTGAGCACATCACCAGGCGGCCAAAGTAAGACCGGTGCTGGTTCCCCGTATCCACCGAATCATCCACTATCCGGCAGCAAACATCTGTGCTCGATCTGCGGTGATCGGGCCAGTGGAAAACATTATGGTGTCTACAG TTGTGAAGGCTGCAAGGGCTTCTTCAAACGAACGGTGCGGAAGGACCTCTCCTACGCCTGTCGTGAGGAAAAATCCTGTATTATCGATAAGAGACAGAGGAATCGCTGTCAATATTGTCGTTATCAGAAGTGTCTGGCTATGGGAATGAAACGGGAAGCTGTACAGGAGGAGAGACAGCGTACGAAGGAACGAGATCAGAGCGAAGTTGAGAGTACCAGTAGTTCGCATTCTGATATGCCTATTGAGAGAATCTTAGAGGCTGAGAAGAGAGTGGAGTGTAAAATGGAACATCAGGGGAATTATGAT AACGCCCTTTCCAGTATTTGCAATGCGACGAATAAGCAGCTGTTCCAGTTGGTGGAATGGGCCAAACACATTCCCCACTTTACATCACTCCCCCTGGAGGATCAGGTCCTCCTGCTTCGTGCAGGTTGGAATGAGCTGCTGATAGCGGCATTTTCTCATCGCTCAATCGACGTGTCCGATGTTATAGTCCTGGCGACAGGTATCACCGTCCAGAGAAATTCAGCTGAGCAAGTTGGCCTTGAGAAAATCTACGATCGTGTTCTCTCCGAGCTTGTGACAAAAATGCGTGAGATGAAGGTAGACAAGACCGAGTTGGGGTGCCTCAGGGCCATAATATTGTTCAACTCCGAGGTTCGTGGATTGAAATCAGCCCAAGAAGTTGAActtcttcgtgaaaaagtgtACGCAGCCCTCGAGGAGTATGTCAGGATTGCAAAGCCCAATGAACCAGGACGATTTGCCAAGCTCCTACTTCGTCTCCCTTCATTGCGTTCAATTGGTCTCAAATGCCTTGAACATTTGTTCTTCTTCAGACTGATTGGTGATGTGCCCATCGATTCATTTCTCATGGAAGTGCTGGAGAGTCCAGCTGATCCTTAG